TGACCCAGCTAGCTGGAAGAGAACAACAGCAGGCAGGACTCATGGGTGCTGTGCTGTCAGCTCTAGGGACCCCATAGGCTCTGTGGAAGCCTGAAGGCCACCATAAGTGAGGATGCTCACTTTAGCTACTAAGAGAAGAAAGggggatggaagggagggagaataACTGAACAGGAggttggatggatagatgggtggggACAAAtgagtgggtgagtggatggatgggtggataggtggatggatgagtggaaagatgggtggataaatggatagatggatgaatgtatgtatgtagatggatagatgggtggatggatggatggatggatggataaatggatggatggtggatggaaaATCAGAGTAGGTATATGACAAAGCTCCATCCCAGAAATCCAAAAGGGCTGGAACACTATGAAGACTGATCAGGGCTTTGGGCTCACCTGGGGATGACTGAGGCAAAAAGGTGGAAGATAAGACGTTTGGAGGCACCCTGCAAGGACCTGTAGCCCCTGGACTCCCATATTCTCCATGGACATGTGCACATTTCTCTCTCGGAAGAGGGATGCCCATCCTGCCACCTGTCGAGTTGCCCTGTTCCTTCAGGCTGCCGGCCCACACTGGACCAGACCCTATCAAACAGGATCTGGCCGCCAGATGTCAGCCACAACTAATGAGCCCGGTCTGCTGGTCACTAATTGGCTGAGGGTCTGGGCACCAGTGGCAGATGGAACCAGGGACGACGGGACGGCTAGGGcggcccccagcccagggcttggGTGGCCTAGTCACGCTGCACCAGGGACCTATGAAGCAGGGGTGCCCAGCAGATCCAGGGCTGCCCACTGCTGTCTAAATGCCTGGCAGCTTTCCAAGGCTGCCTAGGGGCTGTGCACCTCCCACCACGGGCTGGGGCTCCTCCAAGGGCGTGGGAGGTGGCATCATGCAGGGGCTGAGGGGGGTGCTGGTGTTGGGCATGACCGCTGGACCAGAAATAAGTGAGTCTTCCTGTGTAAGACGGAAACGAGTGCCCTCTAGAACGATCACGGTGGCGAGCCGTGCCCTGCGGAGGGAGATGGAGTTACAGCCAGTTCGCCCATAAACTTATTCAAGCGATTGACGATTTACGAGGCATGGCCGGCacgggctgggggcagggcagcctCCAAACGCTGGCTTCCGACTGGAGTCTGAAGAGGGGTTCCGTCCTGGTGCTAATAGCAAACACAGCCTTCGCAGCCAGGGCTCAGCTACCTGGAGCGTCGCATCCACCCCAGTGCAAGGGCGTGGGTGGGCACCAACGTGGACCCCCGCGCACATGCTGTCCCTCCCAGACGTGCAGAGCCAGGTGGTGGGAGGCGTGGGGCTGTTTCCACGATGGCCACAGACGCAGGGAGGCAGCCGGGCCGGGACAAGGTTCCCAGGCACCTGAGCACCACGGGTAGCATTTCTGCCCCCGGCTGGGAGCTCGAAACCAACACAACATCACGTAGTTTGTGGCTCATAAACCCACTGGTTCTTCTCAGTGGCCACATGGTGTGGCCCCCAGAGAATACCCCACTTCTCGGTGGTGAGTCTTCTCTCCACTTCATGGGGGGGACAGAGGCTCCCACCTCAACCAGGGCCAGACTCCGACAGCGCCCCCACAAATGACAAGCAGTGGGGGTGTGCACTCgggctctgggctggggctgctggggggtaCTGGGGGGCTTTGGGGAGCACTGGGGGGTGCTTCCCTGGAGCAGGAAGAGCAACAAGGTGACAACAGCTTCAGGCTTCTGGGCCACTCTGCAGGGCACACGGGTCCCCACGGCCGTGACTGGCATCTGGTGTCAGGCAGGGCTGGCAGGTGCCAGACCCACGGCAAAGGGCAGCACGTCtcccaggctcagcagggagagtGAAAACACTTGGAAAAGGCGTCCTGGGAAGACTCCAGTGGCTTTACTCGGAGCCGCTGCCCCTGACGATGGCCGTGCTTTCCCAGCTCCTTGCAGGACAGCGTCAGCTTGTACGGGTCGGCAAGGgtcacagaggagcagagagctgCCAAGGAACAGGCAACAGGTAGAGGTGTCCCAGACCTAAGTAGGGGGCCGGTGAGGAAGATGAGCCTAGGGAGCTCAGGGACAGGTAGGAGGGGCCGGGGGGTGTTTGTGTGACCTCGTGTGGGTCAGAGGCCGCTGGCCTATGGGGCGAGGCTATTGCATGTTGTTATAGCAACAGGGTGCCCAGTGGCCACAGAGTGCTCCTTCGTCTGCTGGGGCGTCACCCTTGGTCCTTTTCTCCTCTGACCCTGCTGCAAATGGCCAATGCCTCTGCCAGCCCCGGCCCCCTGGGACACACCCATATGTCACCCATGTGTCACCCATGTGCCTCCACCTGGCGTTTGAAACTGATGTGCATTGTTATATCACCTCCCACGTGGGCCCCTTTGGGTGCCAAAATTTGGAAACCCTAAGAGCACATTCCTTCCGATTCAGCTTGGAATGTTGGGCAACAATCAGAAAATTCTATCAAAGCCAGAGTCCCCAAGTACACAGGCTTTTTGTGATGTAAGCGGGCAGGAACCCCCAACACAACCTCCTGCTGACCGTCTCCTCACCCGCAGTGGCAGCCCACCACAAACATATACTCCCCTAATGTTGGACCCCACAAATAGTGGGATCCCCACGGGAGCAGTTGACAATGGCTGTGGGTGGTGCAAACTCTATCTGGGGCCATCCTATGGCACCAACCCCATCCTGTATGTGACTCAGTTTCTACCTGGAGGCGTCTTTTGGGGGAAATGTCCAACAAGACCAAGTTCTTATTGATTCTCCCCCGGGGCTTAGCCCCTAAGGGTGCCCACAAAGTCATGTTATCTGCCATTTGTCTACACCACAGACACACACCACACATCTATACCACACGACTAACATGTACTTTTTTAACTGGTAGGTTTAGAAGGGTGGGCAGGGCACACAGGAGCACCAGCAGAGGCAGCTGGGGgttctggaggggaggtggtccCCCGGGGGAGCTCTTTGGATTAGAAGTGCCGGGCGGGGAAGGATGGTCGGGTATGCTCATGTTCCACGACCGGCCTCCACCCTCTGGCACTCAGTGCAGCTGGCACGGGCCCTCTGGGAGTCCCCAGCAGGGGCCCTCCGCCTGGACTCTCAGGAAGGGCAGGACTGGAGCTGGACTTGCAGCCCAGCCACCTCCAGCCTTGGTGCCAGCCATGAATCTGATGACCTGGTCATTTTTGAGCATGTTCTCATCCATGTGGCCAACCACATGATGGTCCATAGACTCAGGTGTCCCCCACTCTGGGAACCTGAGAAGCACTGGCACAGAGTAACAGTCAGTGATCCACAGGGTTGGGAACAATGAGAGCAATGAGGGGCCCTGACCTCTGGCCAGAGCAGGGACATGCAGGCCTGGAGAGACAGCCAGCAGGGTGCATCTGTGGGACAGAGAGCTAGGGCTCGTGGGggtaaaggaaaaacaaatctctgagggcttcctggaggggtCTACACATTCTGAGTGCCTGCTGTGATGGGTTGTGGACACTCTTCCTCCAACCTGTACCTGTACCTGGGGCTTGGCCATCTCCTTAGCAGAGGGGGGTGTGTCTTTGTCACCCCACAAATAGcagctctgtgggagagagaccTCAGTCCCCTGGGTGGGCCCAGGCTGGGCTGCTTCCCTGGGTTCCAAGGCTGGGCCCCAGTTCACAggcccatcaccaccaccagtgGGTCTGGCTTGCCCTATGCCAGGAGGAGTCTCACCAGGGAGTGAGCACTGGGGGCTCTGGGGTGCCACCCCCTGAAGGCCCTCAGCCACTGGCCCAAGATAATTGTTGCCTGGGCTGGATTGTTACACGTGACACTGTCATCCCTGAAAAGGCGGTGGCCTCCCTGGCTGCCTGAAAGCAGAGCAGATCTGCGGCGAAGATGGAGGACTCTCAGGGCCCAGCCACCTGCTAGCCCCCCCCGGGAGTCACTGCAGAGCCGTGGAATCCTGTGCCCTTAAACTTCCACAGGGGCCTCTTGCATCACAAAGTGGCTGAGAGAGTTCTGTCTTTATTTTGGTGAAGCACAGAAGAGGATGCTGCAGACATGTTTAATCCACATGTATTAGATTCTCCAGCTGTGATTTTTGACAATGGCTCTGGACTCTGCAAAGCAGGCTTGTCTGGAGAGATTGGGCCCCGCCATGTCATCAGCTCTGTCATAGGGCACCCTAAGTTCAAGACCCCTTCGGCAGGAGCCAATCAGAAGAAGTACTTTGTGGGCGAGGAGGCTCTGCACAAGCAGGAGGTCCTACAGATGCACTACCCCATCGAGCGGGGCCTGGTCACCGGCTGGGAGGACATGGAGAGACTCTGCAAGCACCTGTTCGAGTGGGAGCTGGGGGTGAAGGCCAGCGACAGGCCTGTGCTCATGACGGAGCCCTCACTGAACCCCAGGGAGGCTCGGGAGAAGATGGCCGAGATGATGTTTGAGAACTTCAATGTGCCTGCCTTCTACCTGTCGGACCAGGCCGTGCTGGCCCTCTACGCCTCGGCCTGCGTCACAGGCCTGGTGGTGGACAGCGGGGATGGGGTCACCTGCACTGTCCCCATCTTTGAAGGGTACTCCCTGCCCCATGCAGTCACCAAGCTCTACGTGGCAGGAAGGGACATCACAGAGCACCTCACCCGGCTGCTGCTGGCTAGTGGGCGGTCCTTCCCGTGTGTGCTGGACAAAGCCCTGGTGGATGACATCAAGGAAAAGCTGTGCTACGTGGCCGTGGAGCCTGAGAAGGAGCTATCCCGGAAGCCAGAGGAGGTCCTGAGAGAGTACAAGCTGCCAGACGGGAACGTCATCTGTGTCGGGGAGCAGCTGTACCAGGCGCCTGAGGCCCTGTTCGCACCCGACCAGTTGGGCATCCAGAACCCAGGCCTCTCGAAAATGGTCTCCTGCAGCATCAGCAAGTGTGATGCAGACATCCAGAAGACCCTTTTTGGGGAGATTGTGCTGTCCGGGGGCACCACTCTGTTCCAGGGCCTCGATGACCGTCTCCTGAAGGAGCTGGAGCAGCTGGCTTCCAAGGGGACCCCCATCAAGATCACTGCTCCCCCCGACAGGTGGTTCTCCACTTGGATTGGGGCTTCCATTGTCACCTCTCTGAGCAGCTTCAAGCAGATGTGGGTCACCTCCGCAGATTTCAAGGAGTTTGGGACATCCGTGGTTCAGAGAAGGTGCTTCTGAAGGGCTCTGGGCAAGGGGTAGGAGTGGGCAGTGAGCTTGCCCCTTGGCATCAGCAGGATGttcaataaaagacaaaacagtgCAGCCTCCGGTCATGTCGGGCTGTTTATTCTAGGTGGCACCAGAATAATTTCTGACCCTGGTGGTGATTCCCTTCTAAGTGGCCGCCCCCGCGCCCTTGAGGGGTTGAGGCTTTGTCCATCTGCAGAGTTTGTACCAAAGGTGGGGCCCTGGTTTCTCCATTTTAAATGTGTCTTGGATGGTCTGAGATAGTCAGCCCTGATTGGGGGCAGGAACACATGGGAATGCTGCCCTGTTCTGGGGGCCAACAGAGTCACCTGCTGGGTCCTTAGTACAGTAGGGCTTTCTCACTGCTTTAATGAGGTCAGCAGCTGAAGCAGGAGGGAGCCCTTATCCTGGGCAGACGGGGTTGGGCAGGAGCCGAAACTGCCATCTGTTTCGGACCCTCTAGCAGGGCCCCCGCTCTGAGCATCACATAGGCATCAACACCCCGACTCGGTGATTGTGATGTTTCTGCTTGTTTTTACTTCCAAAGACGTTGCTAGCATCGTTGGGGAGTGAAATCCTGGAGACCAAGTTAACAGCCATCAATAAAGTaatggttgaataaattatgCATAAAGAGAATTTTTCCACATTGATTTGGTGGAATTCTCCCAAAATAATATTGGGagagaaacaaaatacagagaaGCCTTTATAAAATGATTCCCCCCTTCTCTTCTGTTAAAGAAAACAGTGGCACTTTCCCACGCATATCTGTGCACATTTCGTGTAAGGCAACATGTGGTTTTTTTATAGGATTATAAGCACatggaaaaagaacagaagggTAGACACTGCAGGCTGGTGGAGGCAGGAGAGAATGGGAAGGgatgcaggggagggggagagggagggagaagccctGACGGACTACGTGGAAGTTCAGCCCACATGGGATGCTCCCATCTATCGACACGTGTGTGCATGCTCCTCTCCTTTTGCTGTCAAACCACCTATGTCGTATCTCAGGTGAGCACACAGTGTCTATGAAGACAGCAGGTGTGTCAAGTCCGTGGTACCAATCTCTGCCTTTCAGTCGGCATGTTTGGATGCTTTACATTTAGAGCAATGTGTTCCATCTTGACTCTGCCACCATATTATCCTGTCTCCTGTTCCTATTCTTTCCCCGTCCCATGGCTTGTTGAACATCTTTTGGAATTTCATCTTGATTTATTGATAaggattttctacatattgtGTTGTATTGATTTCTTGGGATTGCCCCAGGTGGACAGCATAATCTACCAGTAGTGACATCTTCCCACTTGGAGTGAAATGCAGAAAACTTCTGTTTAGGTCCCTTCAGcctcccaaattttaaaatagaactgtCCTGTTGCTTCTAACACATTGAGAACAACCTCAGACGGTATTACGATTTTTCCTTCCACCATCAAGTGATTTAAGAAACTATTAGAATACCCTATAATATGGTTACCCGTATTTTTACCCAACCTGAGGTTTTTCTGTGCTTCTGGGGTTCCAAGTCCTCTTCCgtcatttcctttctgttcagAGAACTTCCTTTAGTCTTAAGgggagtttcattttttttaaagatattatttatttattcataagagacacagagagagagaaaagaggcagagacacaggcagagggagaagcaggccccctgtggggagcccgacatgggacacgatcccgggtctccaggatcacgccctgggctgaaggcaatgctaaaccgccgagccacccgggctgccctcattttctATCATCTAAAGGTGACTTTCTTTCTCCCTCGTCcctgaaggatattttctctGGACATAGAATCCACAGTTAACCGTTCCCTTTCAGCAGCTACCATGTTGTGAGTCACTTCTCCATGGCTCCTGTGGCTACGGATCAGACTCTGGATCAGTTATGCGATTGCTGCTCCCTTAAAGGTTAATGAAccatttctctctgctttttaaaaagatttttaaaaatgtatttattcatgagagacacagaaagagaggtggggacataggcagaaggagaagcaagctccctacaggaagcccggtgagggactcgatctcccgacctgggaccatgccctgagccaaaggcagacacccaaccaccgagccacctaggtgtccctctctggctgcttttgagAGTTTTCATTGTCTGCAGTTCCCAGAAGctttattatgtgtcttggtgtggatttctATAGGTTTATCCTTCGGGATTTATGCAGCCTCTTCAATCTGTAGATTTATGTCTTTTGCTGAATTTGGGGATTTTGTACTATTATTTcttgtaatactttttttaaaaggtttatttatttatttatttcagagagagtgagtggagggaggggcagagagagagagaatctctagcagaatccctgctgagtgtggagcccaacatgagggctcaattccaggaccctgacatcgtgacctgagctgaaacccagagttggatgcttaaccgatggagccacccagctgcccctcttgtaatagtttttaaagttctactcttttctctccttctgcatctCTGAGGATACAAAAGCCAGCAATCTTGTCATTGTCACACAGGCTCCTGTGaatttgtttatcatttttttggtctattttctcAGTTGTTCAGATTGGGTAAATTCCACTTGCCTGTCCGGAAATTCACCAGAGCTGTCTCCTCCTACTGGGCCCCTCCAGCACATTTTcaatttcagttatatttttcagtttgataatttgttctttttttgtaaattctaattctttgctgggattttctgtttttgcatttgtttcaaGGGAATTCATAATTGCTTGCTGAAACATTTTTGTGATGGTTGCTTTAAAACCGTTGGCAGATAACTCCAGCATCCGATTCATCTCAATCTGCTTCAACAATCATGCCTGTTCATTGTCGTTTCTCATGCAgtctaggattttcatggttcTTGGTATGATGAGCGATTTTCTTTTGTACTCTGGACTCAATGTCCTGAGATTCTGGACACTCATCTTTTTTTGTAATAGTCAGTCCCCGTGTTGAGATGTAGCATGAGGGCTAGATAGGCAGTGTGGTGAGTTTTCTGAGGGGCCTCACAGCCAGCGCCCCAGAACATGGGCCCTGACTCACATGgccttgtggtagacaggtgggGTGCAGGTTCAGATCCCTCCTTAGCCCTACTGGCCAACTAACAATGCCTCACTGCTTCTGAGTGGGGGTGAATGCTTAACCTCCCCATTGAGTCCCACAGAcaccagggaagggagaggcagggggtcAGCTAAGTTACCTCCCACACTTCCTTCCACCATCTTATTAATGCCAGGTGGGCCTGGGGTCTCAGCTCATCCCTGGATGCCAAAACCACCCTGAAAGGGGACTGGAGCTCCTAGAGGTGAGCAGTTGGGTGAGGTGAGGTGGGGCTGGGATGGAGTGGTATCACTGAATCAACTCCCATTCTGCCTGCTGAAGCCCCAGAGGCAGCATGCATTTTTTCCATTGGTGTTTGGCTGGAGTAGGGAGGATATTCTCTAAAAGGTTCTCTGTCGTTAGGTCATACTTTTCTCAGTGGCAACAGGCTTCCCTAGAGCTATTTTAGTCTGTGCCCATTGAGATTTTGTGTTGGAGGCTTCACAGCACCTGCTGGGGAT
This window of the Canis lupus dingo isolate Sandy chromosome 5, ASM325472v2, whole genome shotgun sequence genome carries:
- the ACTRT2 gene encoding actin-related protein T2, with amino-acid sequence MFNPHVLDSPAVIFDNGSGLCKAGLSGEIGPRHVISSVIGHPKFKTPSAGANQKKYFVGEEALHKQEVLQMHYPIERGLVTGWEDMERLCKHLFEWELGVKASDRPVLMTEPSLNPREAREKMAEMMFENFNVPAFYLSDQAVLALYASACVTGLVVDSGDGVTCTVPIFEGYSLPHAVTKLYVAGRDITEHLTRLLLASGRSFPCVLDKALVDDIKEKLCYVAVEPEKELSRKPEEVLREYKLPDGNVICVGEQLYQAPEALFAPDQLGIQNPGLSKMVSCSISKCDADIQKTLFGEIVLSGGTTLFQGLDDRLLKELEQLASKGTPIKITAPPDRWFSTWIGASIVTSLSSFKQMWVTSADFKEFGTSVVQRRCF